GTATATTCGGCGAGCAGTTCGCCGTTTCCGGCAAAATCGTCGAGCATCTGCGTATGCGTGCGGATGTCGCGCAGCAAGAGCTGTTCGCTCTGGCCGTGCATCTGGATCAGTTCTTCGCCCAGACGCTGCAAATCGGGGAGTGCCACCACGGCACCGTTCACGCGGGCGCGGCTCTTGCCGTTTTCCTGGATTTCGCGGCGGATAATCAGTTCGTCATCACTGTCGAGCTCCAGTTCTTCAAGAACCTTCTTGACCTGCGGCTCGTTTGCAATATCGAATGTCGCTTCGACCACAGCCTTTTCTTCGCCGGTACGCACCATGGTGGATTGCGCCTTGTCGCCGCATACAATGCGGAGGGATTTCAAGAGTACCGATTTTCCTGCGCCGGTTTCGCCGGTAATTGCAGTAAAACCATCGCGGAACGGAACTTCCGCATTCGCAATCAAAGTAAATCCACTAATCGACAGGTGCTTTAACATACGACAAATAAATTAGCAATTTAGCTTGACACTAAGTGTCATTTCTCGAATTCGACAACGCTTCGGTAGATGGGACGACCTTCCTTGCGGTACTTCTTTTCGAAGCCGGTCATGATCCCTTCGGTAGGTTCTGCGGTGTTTCGTTCCAGAATTTTGCAACCCTTAAAGTTGTCGAAAACTTCGAGCGCGACTTCGTTGTATTCCTGGTGGTCGGTACCCCAGTAGAAAATGCGCTTGCCCGGTTTCAACACGCGGGCGACTTCAACCAGAAAATCCGGGCGCAGAAGGCGGTTCTTGTGGTGGCGTTCTTTCGGCCACGGGTCCGGGAAATACATGTGGAAAGCGTCCACCGTGTTATCCTTCACGCAGTCTCGCAAAAAGAAGAATACGTCGCCGCGGAGCATGGTGGCGTTGGCTAGGGCGCCGGCCTTGTCCATCTTGCGCTGTGCAAACTTGGCCCAGGTGTAATCCCATTCGCTGCCCATGATGACGGTGTCGGGGTGCTTGGGAGCATATTCCGAAAGGAATCCGCCCTTGCCGCTTCCGATTTCGACTTCCACGCGGTCACCCATGTTCGGGAACATGTCTTTCCAGTTAAAGTCCAGCTTGTGGGGGAGTCCGTCGGGTGTTGCAATCGGCTTGCGGTCTCCGTGCGTACGGAACACGTAATGCCAAAGGCCCTTCGATTCCGAGTCTTCTTTCAAGTCGCGGTAAAATTCAGGAATAACGACTTCTTTGGGTTCTTTTTCTTCGTTCAATTCTTCGTTTGCCATAAAAATTCTTTCGTTTAAATAAACGCGACGATCCTATCCAAAAACTTTTCCGGAATTTCTTTTGCAATCATTTCGCGAATGTACTTTTCGGAATACTTCATCGAAAAATGTGCAAGGATAATCTTTTCGCATTTCACCTGGTCGCCCATGCGGTTTAATGCGTCTGCAATTTGGGTGATATGCGTATGGCCCTTCTTGTGGCTCATCTCGTAGTCTTCAGGGGCAAGGAACGTGCATTCCGTAATCAAGACCTTAGACTGGAATACGCGCTGGTTTTCCAACAGGCTTTCGCCCATGCAGTCACCCATAAAGCTTACTAGCGGGTCGTATACCTCGCGCGTAATCTCGGTACCGCTTTCGCGCAGCTTGATGATTTCGTCGGGAGTCTTTCCCAGGTATTCATCCTTGAGTTTTCTCTTGTAATGGTACAAGGTGCCGCCCATGGCGTAAATCGAGTGCTTGACTTCGAAGGCTTCGAACGCCAAGTCCTTGCGGTGTTCCAAAAACAGGAGGTCGCCACTATTTACAGGGACAATTTCGGGGTAGCGGAACTTTGTCTCGGGTACGCCTTCGAACATGGCTTCGGAATGAATCCAGCTGCGAGCCCCTTCGCAAATGCGTTCGGGCATGTAATAGGTACTTTCGCGTTCAACGCCCATCATTTTGCGCAAACTGTAGTGTCGCATCAGGCAACGGGCGTGGTCTCCGTGGGCATGAGTCAAGAAAACGTGATTCAACGACGTCGCCGAAAGCGGACATTCGCCCATATCGATGCAAAAATCCAGTTCCGGAAGCTGAATATAGGTCGCAAGCCCCGAAATCGAGAAGCCGACAACGGAGGTACACGAGGTATTCACGTGTACTTGCTTCAAGGCGTTATGAATGTATTTACTCTCTGCCATGACTGTAAAACTTTACCGCCAAATATAAAAAAAACGCGCCTTTCGGCGCGATTCCTTTTCAATTCTGAATTCCGAAATACGGATTTTGAATTTACTTGGTCGTTGCGTTTTCTGCGACGAGTTTGTCGAAGTCTTCGCAACTCAAGGTTTCAATATGGTTACCCATGGCTACGCTACGGGTACGGGCATTACCCTTCTTTTCGGGAATGCGGAAGCAGAAATTGTAGACGTTGCCCTTGTCAGTCGGGATTCCCATCTTGAAAATACGGATACGCTGGGCTCCCTTATTGTAAATTTCGTGGTAATCGTAGGAATTCTTGATTTTTTCGAGGCGCTTTTGCTGGGAGAATTCAAGTTCTTCGGTAATGGGGCCTTCCAAAAGGAGCGGCAGGGAGTTCTGGAAACGGAGTTCGATTTTCCCGTTTGATTTTACAATCGATGTTTCTTGCGGCTTGATCAGGTAACGTTGTTGCGGAATGTTCTTATAGGCCAGGGTGTGGACAGTGCGAACGCCGCACATTTCTCGCATATCGGGTTGCTCAACAAAGTCAATATCGCGGCAGATAGGGGGAAGGTTCGTCGGGACTTCCAGATTATCGCCAGAGTTTGAACCGGCACAGGCGGAAAGGAGAGTAGCTATAGCGAAACCAGAGAATAGCAAGATTGTAGATTTCATGCCTTAAATATAATTTTATTATTTCGTTTTGCATTTATTTTCTTTAGAAAGTTTATTTTTTTTAATTATCGAATGTAAACTTTTAGTTTCTTTAGTTGGTTTTTAGGCTGAAAAGTCGGAGTTTAGGGGGATAAAATCATCTTTACTCCCTAGTGCAGTCAAAAAAATGTATTTTTGGCGCGGATTAAGATTGGGTATAACATGAATATTTATAGCTGGAACGTGAACGGGCTTCGCTCCGCCCTCAAAAAGGGTTTTACGGACTGGTTTGCTGCAACAAAGCCGGATATCTTGTGCTTGCAAGAAGTCCGTGCCGAGGTAGACCAGATTCCCGAAGAGGTGGCGAATCCTGACGGCTACTTTGCCTACTGGAACCCTTGCCGTCGCAAGAAGGGCTACAGCGGTGTAGGCATTTATACCCAAATCGAACCTGACCGCGTGAACTATGGCTTCGACATCGAAGAATTCGATGAAGAAGGCCGCGTGCTCCAGCTCGTGTTCCCGGACTGGGTTCTCAATAGCATTTATTTCCCGAATGGTGGACAGGGCGATGACCGCCTGGACTACAAGCTTCGTTTCTATGACGCCTTCCTCGAAAACAGCAAGCGCTGGATTAGCGATGGCAAGCACGTGGTGACGCTCGGCGATTACAATACCTGCCATAAGGAAATCGATATCGCCCGCCCCAAGGAAAACGAGGACGTCAGCGGATTCTTGCCGATTGAACGTGCGTGGATGGACAAGTACGTCGAAAATGGCTTTATAGATTCCTTCCGCCTGTTGCACCCCGAAGAACGTGACCGTTATTCCTGGTGGTCAAACCGTTTCGGAGCCCGCAAGCGCAATGTGGGTTGGCGTATCGACTACGCTTTCGTAGACGAAGGCCTTGTCCCCAATATTATCAATGCCGAAATTCATCCGGATGTAATGGGTTCGGACCATTGCCCGATCAGCATTGAACTCGAACCTCCGTTTGCACCGCTGCCGATTGCGGCTCCGGCTCCTGCTTACGAACAATAAAAAAACGCTCCTTTTGAGGAGCGTTTTTTTATTATCTTCCCTTGACGCTTTTCCAGGCTTCGTCAAAGAGCTTGACTGCATTGCCCGGGTAGCGCAAGAATACCATGCGGTCGATTTCTTCGCGGGTTGGGTTAATTACCCGGTTGTTCTTGAACTTTTCGTCAATGAGCTTGAGCGATGCACTGTTCGGAGAAGCGTAGTTGATCGTTGTTGCTAGCTTTGCTCCATTTTGTGCATCCAGAATGTAGTTCATGAAGGCATATGCGCCATCAACATTCTGTGCTCGACTGCTGAGAGTCATGGCGTCTACCCACATGAAGCTGCCTTCAACGGGAATGGCATAGCGAAGCGTCGGGTCTTCCGCAATGGCATCCATCGCTTCTCCGTTGAATACGATAGCAGCCCAGTATTCGTTTGCAAGGACCTTGTCTTTGGCGCTTACAGAGCCTTCAAAGCCGGCGAAATTCGGATCGCGCTTGATTTCGTTGATCCATTCAACTGCTTTTTCGATGTCTTCCGGTCTAAAGCTGTTGGCGTTTATGCCTTTCGCCTGCAATGCAATAGAAAGCATAGAACGGGATTCGTCAAGCAGACTGAATTTGCCTTTGATCTGCATGGGATTGAAAATAGTGTTGTAGCTTACGCCGCTGGGGTTAAGCGTCGTGTCGCGGTACAGAATGCCGGTGGTTCCCCATTGGTAGGGGAGCGTGTACATGTTGTTCGGGTCGTAAACGGGATTCTTGAATTGATCCGCAATGTTTACTTTGTTTGGAATCTGGTCCATGTCGATGGGTCTAATCAGTTCCAAGTGTATCATTTGCTGGATCATTACGTCCGAAGCGATAACCACGTCGTACTGTTTTTCCATGGCGGCTTGCAGTTTGCCAATCATTTCTTCTTGGGCTTCGTATTCTACCAACTGCAGCTTGTAACCGGTTTTCATTTGAAAATCGGTTATCATGTCAGGATCCATGTATTCGCTATAAGTAAGGACTGTGACTGTCACAGGGTGCTGTTGCGACTTCTTGTCGCAACCACAAAGAATTCCTGTCGCAAGGAGAGCCATTGCAACAGCGATGTGAAAAACCATTTTTCTCATACCCACTCCATCCTTCTTTGACAGTCCTCCTAATCCCCTTTAGGCGTAGACTAGCTGTGCAGGTATTCCACGATGGCGTCGTGGATCGTGGTGAACACTTCCCGCAGTTCCTCTTCGTCTTCTTCCAGAAGCGTAACGCGGAAGCCCTTCAGGTCAGTACAGAAACTTGTACTCGGCACCACGCAGATGCCCTTCGCGCCCAGCAGGTAGTACACGAAGCGGTAGTCCAGGTTCGTGGTCTTGCTGCACCATTCTTCCACCTTCTTCTTGATGATCGGGTTGTCAATCTTCAAGGTCTGGTGGCTGTTGAGCGTGCCTTCGCGGAAGATGATGGTGTTGTAGAACGCACCGTAGGTGGGGTTGAAGTAGAGTTCCGGGATGTCGGAAAGGATTTCGTTGATGATGGCGCTGCGGCGGCCAATCTTTTCGTTCAAGGCCGTGCGGTGTTCCATGAAACGCGGATCGCCCAGCACGCGCGGAATCGTCATCTGCGGGAGTGTGGTTGAGCAGACTTCCACCATCTTGGCGTTATCGATAGCGCGGCAGAAGGCGTCGAACTGTTCGTCCTTGTCGCGGTTGTAGTATTCTGCCCAGCCACAACGAGCACCCGGCCACGGGTATTCCTTGGAAATACCCTTGAGGGCGATACCCGGAACGTCCCCGATGTATTCAGCGAGTGCGTAAGCGTGAGCTCCATTGTACGTAATCTTGTTGTAGATTTCGTCGCAAATAATGAACAGGCCGTAACGCTTTGCAATGTCCACGATCTTCTGGAGAATGTCGAGCGGGTAAACCATGCCCGTCGGATTGTCCGGGTTCAAAATCAGAATGCCCGCAATGCTCGGGTTGTACTTCACCTTGTTCTCGAGTTCTTCGAGATCCGGGTACCAGTGATTTTCCGGCTGCAGACGGTAGGTAATCGGGGCCGTGTGGGCGTGGGCCGCTTCGGCGGAACTGTGGGTGGAGTAGGCCGGGGCCGGTCCGATGATACGGGTGTTCATCGAGAGGAGACCGTAGATGGTGGCGATGGCGTCACCGAGGCCGTTGAAGAACAGGATGTCGTCGACGTTAATCTGGGCGCCGCCCAGTTTGTTGTTTTCTTTCACCAGGAATTCGCGCGTTTCGAGCATGCCCTTGGAGGGGCAATAGCCGTAGCTGCGGTTGGTGCGGGCGAGGTCAACAACAATATCCTTAATCCAGTCAGGAATCTGACATTTCTTTTCGATGGGGTCACCAATATTTTCCCAGTGAATGGGGAGACCGAGTGCCTTGAGCTGGTTTGCCTTCTTCACGATCTCACGGATTTCGTAAGAGAGTTCCTTGGCTCCTTCGCTCAATAGTCTTCTGCGCATTTTATGCTCCTGTATAGGTATCGAAAATTCTTGTTTTTACGTTGTAATTATAGAATATAATCTGTTAAGAATTTTCGTTTTTCCTTATGGTTAATGGTTAAAAAGGGGGTAATAAAAAAGGGCTGCCTTTTACGGGGCTGCCCTTGAAACTTTTTGTCTGGATTTAAGCGTTACGCTTTACAGATTTTGGTTTCTCTGGACAGCCCCACAATAGCTCGGGCCGCTGCCTGGCTTGCTGCGAACGCTTTCGCTGCGATGATGTTCTGTCCAAAGATTTTGTTCATGTCTCCAAATATACTACCTGTTACGCGAGATTGTCAAGGTTTGTCAGGTATTTTTTTATTTTTGCCGGCATGACTCACGGTACCATTTACGATCCGGTTCGCGGGAAAGATGTTCCCGATAC
Above is a genomic segment from Fibrobacter sp. UWB5 containing:
- a CDS encoding MBL fold metallo-hydrolase, with the translated sequence MAESKYIHNALKQVHVNTSCTSVVGFSISGLATYIQLPELDFCIDMGECPLSATSLNHVFLTHAHGDHARCLMRHYSLRKMMGVERESTYYMPERICEGARSWIHSEAMFEGVPETKFRYPEIVPVNSGDLLFLEHRKDLAFEAFEVKHSIYAMGGTLYHYKRKLKDEYLGKTPDEIIKLRESGTEITREVYDPLVSFMGDCMGESLLENQRVFQSKVLITECTFLAPEDYEMSHKKGHTHITQIADALNRMGDQVKCEKIILAHFSMKYSEKYIREMIAKEIPEKFLDRIVAFI
- a CDS encoding pyridoxal phosphate-dependent aminotransferase → MRRRLLSEGAKELSYEIREIVKKANQLKALGLPIHWENIGDPIEKKCQIPDWIKDIVVDLARTNRSYGYCPSKGMLETREFLVKENNKLGGAQINVDDILFFNGLGDAIATIYGLLSMNTRIIGPAPAYSTHSSAEAAHAHTAPITYRLQPENHWYPDLEELENKVKYNPSIAGILILNPDNPTGMVYPLDILQKIVDIAKRYGLFIICDEIYNKITYNGAHAYALAEYIGDVPGIALKGISKEYPWPGARCGWAEYYNRDKDEQFDAFCRAIDNAKMVEVCSTTLPQMTIPRVLGDPRFMEHRTALNEKIGRRSAIINEILSDIPELYFNPTYGAFYNTIIFREGTLNSHQTLKIDNPIIKKKVEEWCSKTTNLDYRFVYYLLGAKGICVVPSTSFCTDLKGFRVTLLEEDEEELREVFTTIHDAIVEYLHS
- a CDS encoding exodeoxyribonuclease III, which codes for MNIYSWNVNGLRSALKKGFTDWFAATKPDILCLQEVRAEVDQIPEEVANPDGYFAYWNPCRRKKGYSGVGIYTQIEPDRVNYGFDIEEFDEEGRVLQLVFPDWVLNSIYFPNGGQGDDRLDYKLRFYDAFLENSKRWISDGKHVVTLGDYNTCHKEIDIARPKENEDVSGFLPIERAWMDKYVENGFIDSFRLLHPEERDRYSWWSNRFGARKRNVGWRIDYAFVDEGLVPNIINAEIHPDVMGSDHCPISIELEPPFAPLPIAAPAPAYEQ
- a CDS encoding spermidine/putrescine ABC transporter substrate-binding protein, which codes for MRKMVFHIAVAMALLATGILCGCDKKSQQHPVTVTVLTYSEYMDPDMITDFQMKTGYKLQLVEYEAQEEMIGKLQAAMEKQYDVVIASDVMIQQMIHLELIRPIDMDQIPNKVNIADQFKNPVYDPNNMYTLPYQWGTTGILYRDTTLNPSGVSYNTIFNPMQIKGKFSLLDESRSMLSIALQAKGINANSFRPEDIEKAVEWINEIKRDPNFAGFEGSVSAKDKVLANEYWAAIVFNGEAMDAIAEDPTLRYAIPVEGSFMWVDAMTLSSRAQNVDGAYAFMNYILDAQNGAKLATTINYASPNSASLKLIDEKFKNNRVINPTREEIDRMVFLRYPGNAVKLFDEAWKSVKGR
- a CDS encoding tRNA (guanosine(46)-N(7))-methyltransferase TrmB — encoded protein: MANEELNEEKEPKEVVIPEFYRDLKEDSESKGLWHYVFRTHGDRKPIATPDGLPHKLDFNWKDMFPNMGDRVEVEIGSGKGGFLSEYAPKHPDTVIMGSEWDYTWAKFAQRKMDKAGALANATMLRGDVFFFLRDCVKDNTVDAFHMYFPDPWPKERHHKNRLLRPDFLVEVARVLKPGKRIFYWGTDHQEYNEVALEVFDNFKGCKILERNTAEPTEGIMTGFEKKYRKEGRPIYRSVVEFEK